The Thioalkalivibrio nitratireducens DSM 14787 DNA segment CCAGCCGGATCACCGGGGCTTCGCTGGCCATGTCGCGCAGGTGCTCGATGTCCTCCTCGCGCACCTCGTCGTCGTAGACGGCATCCGCCGCGTCGGGCGCGAGACTTTGGTGCGCAAGGCGGTCGAGCAGCGTCGTGATGTCGGCCGGAAGGGCGATCCGCGGCGTCACTTCCTGACCGGCTGCCAGCGCAACGGAATCGAGCACGAAACGGTCCCTCGGATCCGCCAGCGCCAGCACCAGCCGGCCGTCTTCCTCACCGAGCGGCACCGCGCGCACCTCGCGCAAAAAACGCTCGGGCAGATCTGCGGGGGGCTCGAGCAAATCGGGGCTGTCCTCCGCACGCACGATGGCGACGCCGGTCAGCGCCGCGAGTGCGTCGGCAAGGTCGCGGTCGCCGACCACACCAAGGCGAAGCAACACCGCCGCCAATGCAAGTCCCTCGCTCTGGGCGAGGCGGCGCGAGCGCTCCAGGTCTGCAGTACGCAGCCGGCCCTGCGTCACCAGCCAGGCAGCGAGCTCTTCGTCCGGAATGTCCAGATCCAGGACTGCCTCTCCCATCATGCCGCACCCGCCCGACGAATACTGCGGTAGAGATTCTCGTAAAAGAACGCTTCCTCCTCGATCCGCGCCGGCAGCGGCACCGATTCCCGCCATCCGGCTACACGGCCCGGATCTTCCGCAACCGCCCGCAGCGCCTGCGCCCAGGCATCCACGGCGCCTGGCGGCAGTGCCTCGCCACTGCCGTGGGCCTGCACCCACTCTGCGGGCGCGCCAAGCGCGCTGACGAGCGCCGGCACGCCCGCCGCAGCCGCCTCGTGCAGTACCAGCGAGAAACTCTCAGGAACCAGCGAAGGCACGCACAGCAGGTCGGTCGCACGCATCAGCGCCGCAATCTCCTCCGCCGCAAGGAGGCCGAGTGGCCTGACCCGCGGGTCGGCATCGGCAAGCTGCGCAATCCTGTGGGTATACGCGGCCTCGTGCGCGCGTCCGGCAATGATCAGCCGCAGCGAAGCATCGGGCACCTTCGCCATCGCTTCCAACAACACGTGCAGACCCTTGGCCTCGACAATCGAACCGACGTAGGCGAGACGCAGAGCGGGCTTGGCACCGGGTTGTTCCGGTGGCTCTGCATCGGCAATGGCCCGCAGATCGACGCCATGCGCCACGACCCGGAAGTCCAGACCGGGAAACGCATCCTGCATGCGCGCCGCCACATAGGGAGACGGGGCCGCCCGCACGCTGGCGGATGCCAGTATCGCCCGTGCGTGCTCCCAGCGTCCGCGCAGCGCCGCAGGCGTCCAGGCGGCGTTGCCGCAACCCTGGACGCAGCGGCGGCCGCCGTCGGGGCCGGTACAGACCCGCCCTTCGGCATCGATCAGGTTGATCCGCAGGCACGGCAGGAAGAAATCGGTGGCGGTGACGACGATCGGGATCGCGGCCCGCTGGGCGGCGGCTACGGCCGATGCCATGCGCATGCTGTGCATCACGTGGACGACATCGAAACGCTGCTGGTGAAACCAGGCCTGCAGCTCGTTCACGGAACGTTCGGAGACGTCGA contains these protein-coding regions:
- a CDS encoding glycosyltransferase; translation: MRILYVVHQFFPEFHTGTERVTLNLARMAQRAGHRVHVLSCALNPEGLGWRRADSLSGGWEGLWEGVPVVAIDRRALPAAVETSFDVSERSVNELQAWFHQQRFDVVHVMHSMRMASAVAAAQRAAIPIVVTATDFFLPCLRINLIDAEGRVCTGPDGGRRCVQGCGNAAWTPAALRGRWEHARAILASASVRAAPSPYVAARMQDAFPGLDFRVVAHGVDLRAIADAEPPEQPGAKPALRLAYVGSIVEAKGLHVLLEAMAKVPDASLRLIIAGRAHEAAYTHRIAQLADADPRVRPLGLLAAEEIAALMRATDLLCVPSLVPESFSLVLHEAAAAGVPALVSALGAPAEWVQAHGSGEALPPGAVDAWAQALRAVAEDPGRVAGWRESVPLPARIEEEAFFYENLYRSIRRAGAA